A genomic segment from Flavobacterium inviolabile encodes:
- a CDS encoding short chain dehydrogenase → MKIIIVGASGTMGKYLTEAFQEEHEIITVNTNSGAIPTDITDVAAIEKMYREAGAFDALICTAGPTFVGPWSRLTDQEFRKGIEGKLMGQVNLVLIGQHYINPKGSFTLITGALTKEPQRHFANASAANGAVEAFVRAAAIELENGIRINAVSPTVIENSPQYFPFFPGEIPTTMKALEAGFRKSLFGAGTGQVIVP, encoded by the coding sequence ATGAAAATTATTATCGTAGGTGCGTCGGGCACCATGGGGAAATACCTTACCGAAGCCTTTCAGGAAGAACATGAGATTATTACCGTCAATACCAATAGCGGTGCTATTCCAACCGATATCACCGATGTCGCTGCTATTGAAAAGATGTACCGGGAAGCTGGTGCTTTTGATGCTCTTATCTGCACGGCCGGACCAACGTTTGTAGGTCCCTGGAGCCGTCTGACCGATCAAGAATTCCGGAAAGGAATAGAAGGAAAGCTGATGGGGCAGGTAAACCTGGTACTGATCGGACAGCATTATATCAATCCCAAAGGCTCTTTTACCCTTATAACCGGAGCTTTAACAAAAGAACCTCAACGCCATTTTGCCAATGCCTCAGCGGCTAACGGAGCGGTTGAAGCCTTTGTCCGCGCTGCCGCCATTGAATTGGAAAACGGTATCCGCATCAATGCTGTAAGCCCAACCGTTATTGAAAACTCACCGCAATATTTCCCGTTCTTTCCGGGTGAAATCCCTACTACAATGAAAGCTTTGGAAGCAGGCTTCCGCAAAAGCCTGTTCGGAGCAGGAACCGGACAGGTGATCGTGCCTTAA
- a CDS encoding AraC family transcriptional regulator, translating into MKNIPVRHLGAVINEPHFSEGFNIRDVATLLSGSDMVQELHRHSFFYILVLEKGEGMHSIDFVDYPIGKQTVFFMRPGQVHQLVLKSGSSGYLIGFTPDFYVPLEKSASQVLRKVSAKNYCSVTAGSFTKLLAILANILEEYHKKEERYEAVIRSNLDIFFIELLRQSKNPQKSANEGSEYQQERFEELQELLAVHIAEQKQVSYYAGKLNLTAYQLNGITKVTQNKTCSEVINDYIILEARRNLLATSGLIHQIAWELGYEDVSYFIRFFKKQTGYTPDAFRQHFK; encoded by the coding sequence GTGAAGAACATTCCTGTCAGACATCTTGGTGCCGTGATCAATGAACCGCATTTTTCCGAAGGTTTCAACATTCGGGATGTTGCCACATTGTTGTCCGGCAGCGATATGGTACAGGAACTTCACCGTCATAGTTTCTTTTATATCCTGGTTCTTGAAAAAGGAGAAGGCATGCACAGCATTGACTTTGTAGACTATCCGATCGGGAAACAAACGGTTTTCTTTATGCGTCCGGGACAGGTGCATCAGCTGGTTTTAAAAAGCGGAAGTTCGGGTTATTTAATCGGATTTACTCCGGACTTTTATGTACCGCTTGAAAAATCGGCCAGTCAGGTTTTAAGAAAAGTCAGCGCGAAAAATTACTGCTCGGTTACTGCCGGCAGCTTTACAAAACTACTGGCGATCCTTGCTAATATTTTAGAAGAATACCATAAAAAAGAAGAACGTTATGAAGCGGTTATACGATCCAATCTGGATATCTTTTTTATTGAATTGCTGCGACAAAGCAAAAATCCTCAAAAATCCGCAAACGAAGGTAGCGAATACCAGCAGGAACGGTTTGAAGAACTGCAGGAACTGCTTGCCGTTCACATTGCGGAACAGAAACAGGTTTCGTATTATGCCGGAAAACTTAACCTTACAGCCTATCAGCTGAATGGGATTACGAAAGTGACGCAGAACAAAACCTGCTCGGAAGTGATCAACGATTATATTATCCTGGAAGCCAGACGAAACTTGCTGGCAACTTCCGGTTTGATCCACCAGATCGCCTGGGAATTGGGATATGAGGATGTATCCTATTTTATCCGTTTCTTTAAAAAACAAACCGGTTACACACCGGATGCTTTCCGGCAGCATTTTAAATAA
- a CDS encoding OmpA family protein encodes MKNLYITLSLVIAGATMNAQNSATAKADKQFNRFEYVSAAAEYLKLVDKGKADAYVYKQLGDAYYNVFNTAESAKWYAKAISEKKQDAETYFRYAQMLKANGKYDEANKQMQQFAGMAPNDLRAKAFKENPDYLPKLLNKQKMYTVKSLDINSDKSDFGAFLSENSFYFTSARNTARKTYKWNDEPFLDIYRASYNADGTITDAVALDEINSKYHDGPVTITGDGNTMYFASESFKENSFEKDKAKKLKIGQVNLFKATKDGNKWGNVTALPFNSNQYSTSNPSISKDGTTLYFSSNMPGSVGGIDIWKVAVNKDGSYGTPENLGKKVNTEGDESFPFITEDNAVLYFVSNGRPGLGGLDVFMINLNKGTEAVNLAKPINSEKDDFAFTFNQSKNIGFFSSNRTGEDNIYQATPNCDVAVIAVVSDARTGAILSGAKVAILDEKKNIIGNEVTAANGEVAYHVECDKAYTLQVEKDGFESNTFVVTKQKGGEQKIDAKLNPIDVIVTEKEIVLKDINFEFNKSNITQEGAFELDKLVQVMQNNKQMVIMVKSHTDNRGNDHYNIRLSDRRAKATVQYIISKGIAANRISGKGYGESEPKTDCKENCTEAEHAANRRSEFLIIKK; translated from the coding sequence ATGAAGAATCTATATATTACATTAAGCCTGGTTATTGCGGGTGCAACGATGAATGCACAAAATTCCGCGACAGCTAAAGCCGACAAACAATTCAATCGCTTTGAGTATGTTTCTGCCGCAGCAGAATACCTGAAATTAGTCGATAAAGGTAAAGCCGATGCCTATGTGTATAAACAACTGGGCGATGCGTACTATAACGTATTCAATACAGCCGAATCGGCAAAATGGTATGCCAAAGCAATCTCTGAAAAGAAACAGGATGCAGAAACATATTTCCGTTATGCACAGATGCTGAAAGCCAATGGCAAATATGATGAAGCCAACAAACAAATGCAGCAGTTTGCCGGTATGGCTCCAAACGATTTAAGAGCGAAAGCCTTTAAAGAAAACCCGGATTACCTGCCAAAATTGCTGAACAAACAAAAGATGTACACAGTGAAATCATTGGACATCAACAGTGATAAATCCGACTTTGGAGCGTTTTTATCGGAGAACAGTTTTTATTTTACCAGTGCGCGTAATACTGCCAGAAAAACATACAAATGGAATGACGAGCCTTTCCTGGATATTTACCGCGCCAGCTATAATGCAGACGGAACCATTACCGATGCCGTAGCCCTGGATGAAATTAACAGTAAATACCACGATGGTCCGGTAACGATTACAGGTGATGGGAACACTATGTATTTTGCCAGTGAGAGCTTTAAGGAAAACAGCTTTGAAAAAGACAAAGCCAAAAAACTGAAAATAGGGCAGGTTAACCTGTTTAAAGCGACTAAAGACGGCAATAAATGGGGGAATGTAACGGCATTGCCATTTAACAGTAACCAATATTCTACCAGCAATCCGAGTATCAGTAAAGACGGAACTACCTTGTACTTTTCATCGAACATGCCGGGATCTGTCGGAGGAATTGATATCTGGAAAGTAGCGGTAAACAAAGACGGAAGCTACGGTACGCCGGAAAACTTAGGAAAGAAGGTAAATACCGAAGGCGATGAATCGTTCCCGTTTATTACAGAAGATAATGCAGTATTGTATTTTGTATCCAACGGCAGACCTGGTCTGGGCGGATTGGATGTGTTTATGATCAACCTGAACAAAGGAACCGAAGCGGTAAACCTGGCCAAACCGATCAACAGTGAAAAAGACGATTTTGCCTTCACGTTTAACCAGTCTAAAAACATCGGATTCTTTTCCAGTAACCGTACCGGAGAAGACAACATCTATCAGGCAACACCAAACTGTGATGTTGCTGTAATTGCCGTGGTGAGTGATGCCAGGACCGGCGCTATTCTTTCGGGTGCCAAAGTAGCGATCCTGGATGAGAAGAAAAATATCATCGGAAATGAGGTAACTGCTGCCAATGGAGAAGTGGCCTATCATGTGGAATGCGACAAGGCATATACGTTACAGGTAGAAAAAGACGGATTTGAGAGCAATACTTTTGTGGTAACAAAACAAAAAGGCGGCGAACAAAAAATCGATGCGAAGTTGAACCCTATTGACGTTATTGTAACGGAAAAAGAAATCGTATTGAAAGACATCAACTTTGAATTCAATAAGAGCAACATCACCCAGGAGGGTGCTTTTGAACTGGATAAATTGGTACAGGTGATGCAAAACAATAAACAAATGGTTATTATGGTGAAGTCGCATACAGACAACAGAGGAAATGACCACTACAATATAAGGTTATCAGACCGAAGAGCCAAAGCGACAGTTCAGTATATTATTTCAAAAGGTATCGCAGCAAACAGAATCTCCGGAAAAGGATATGGTGAGAGCGAGCCAAAAACAGACTGTAAAGAAAACTGTACCGAAGCAGAACACGCAGCAAACAGAAGAAGTGAATTCTTAATTATCAAAAAATAA
- a CDS encoding T9SS type B sorting domain-containing protein: protein MKLKTTLKQICFLLLFSLLSQQQAFSQCFEIESILVDACGVDEGLNEMVRFKVGTASINTNNLVVSWPNNTWRGLIKNTVTANKVAQLNADIVAAGGCGQLLEPTGGVLPANARVILVTSFNMDTALNSFGALTETFYIIFQNNPSTVAGHFANFGSGSRTLTMSFNSCVDTVTYNRALLIDTDGVPGAADGATVLFTPAGVATYINNGCAAPVPPFTVDGGPQTMTACAGATINLSGTAQGQQSVQWSAASGTFGTPAALTTTYTISPTATGVIVLTLTATNSCGATISDTINLTISNSTTPNFATTLALCNGATAPTLATTSPNGITGTWNPAVINNTTSGNYVFTPNAGQCAVPVTLAVTVTNGTTPNFATTLALCNGATAPTLATTSPNGITGTWNPAVINNTSSGNYVFTPNAGQCAVPVTLAVTVANSITPNFATALSFCNGATAPALATTSPNGITGSWNPAVISNTTSGNYVFTPNAGQCAVPVTLAVTVTNNTTPNFATTLSLCNGATAPVLATTSPNGIAGTWNPAVISNTANGNYVFTPNAGQCAVPVTLAVTVTNNTTPDFATTLILCNGTNAPVLAATSPNGVTGTWNPAVISNTTSGNYVFTPNAGQCAVPVTLAVTVTNSITPDFSTALTLCHGATAPALATTSPNGITGSWNPAVIDNTANGNYVFTPNAGQCAAPVTLAVTVTKIDFTLNDNCVNGNYIVEATPNAGSYNASNVDYVWKNSQGNVVGTNEATLNVTEVLNAVAAPVFPMTFTLTVTTPEGCTETGNVVVLSTFCAIQKGISPNNDNKNDFFDLVGLNVKHLTIFNRYGTKVYSYANYSNQWYGQSDKGDELPSATYYYVIEFDGQPSKTGWIYINRERS, encoded by the coding sequence ATGAAATTAAAAACTACGTTAAAACAAATTTGCTTTCTGCTCCTTTTTTCACTGTTGTCACAGCAACAGGCATTTTCGCAATGTTTCGAGATTGAAAGTATCCTGGTAGATGCCTGTGGGGTAGATGAAGGTCTCAATGAAATGGTCCGGTTTAAAGTGGGAACTGCCAGCATTAACACGAATAACTTAGTCGTAAGCTGGCCGAACAATACCTGGAGAGGACTGATTAAAAATACAGTTACTGCAAATAAAGTAGCACAGTTAAATGCCGATATTGTTGCAGCCGGCGGTTGCGGACAGTTATTGGAACCTACAGGCGGTGTGCTTCCGGCTAATGCCCGGGTAATTCTGGTAACCAGTTTTAACATGGATACCGCCTTAAACTCTTTTGGCGCCCTAACGGAAACGTTTTATATTATATTTCAGAATAACCCTTCTACTGTTGCAGGGCACTTCGCTAATTTCGGTTCCGGTTCCCGAACCCTTACCATGTCTTTTAACAGCTGTGTGGATACGGTTACCTATAACAGAGCATTACTGATTGATACCGACGGTGTTCCCGGAGCAGCAGATGGTGCGACGGTATTGTTTACACCTGCCGGCGTTGCGACCTATATTAACAACGGTTGTGCGGCACCGGTACCGCCATTCACGGTAGACGGCGGCCCTCAGACCATGACAGCCTGTGCAGGAGCTACGATTAATTTAAGCGGAACCGCTCAGGGACAGCAATCAGTACAATGGTCTGCTGCAAGTGGTACTTTTGGAACGCCAGCAGCCCTGACAACCACCTATACGATCAGTCCGACAGCAACCGGAGTAATTGTCCTGACATTAACGGCGACAAACAGCTGTGGTGCTACCATAAGCGATACGATCAATCTAACGATTTCGAACAGTACAACCCCTAATTTTGCAACGACTTTAGCGTTATGTAACGGAGCAACCGCACCAACTCTGGCAACTACGTCACCAAACGGAATCACGGGAACCTGGAACCCGGCAGTGATTAACAATACCACCAGTGGTAATTATGTGTTCACGCCCAATGCAGGTCAGTGTGCCGTACCGGTAACCTTAGCAGTAACCGTAACGAATGGTACTACACCAAACTTTGCAACGACTTTAGCTTTGTGTAACGGAGCAACAGCGCCAACACTGGCAACCACATCACCAAACGGTATCACAGGAACCTGGAACCCGGCAGTGATTAATAATACCTCCAGTGGTAATTATGTGTTCACGCCCAATGCAGGTCAGTGTGCCGTACCAGTAACTTTAGCGGTAACGGTAGCCAATAGCATTACGCCAAACTTTGCAACCGCTTTATCTTTTTGTAACGGAGCAACGGCACCGGCTTTGGCAACGACATCACCAAACGGTATCACAGGAAGCTGGAACCCGGCAGTGATCAGCAATACCACCAGTGGGAATTATGTGTTCACGCCTAATGCAGGTCAGTGTGCTGTACCGGTAACGTTAGCCGTTACGGTAACAAATAACACTACACCAAACTTTGCAACGACTTTATCCCTGTGTAATGGAGCTACGGCACCGGTTTTGGCAACCACATCACCAAACGGAATCGCGGGAACGTGGAATCCGGCAGTGATCAGCAATACTGCCAATGGTAACTATGTGTTTACGCCCAATGCAGGTCAGTGTGCTGTACCGGTAACGCTGGCCGTTACGGTAACGAATAACACTACCCCTGATTTTGCTACGACTTTAATCCTGTGTAACGGGACTAATGCACCGGTTTTAGCGGCAACTTCACCAAACGGAGTGACCGGTACCTGGAATCCGGCAGTGATTAGCAATACTACGAGTGGTAACTATGTGTTCACGCCTAATGCAGGTCAGTGTGCTGTACCGGTAACCTTGGCGGTAACGGTTACAAATAGCATTACCCCTGATTTTTCAACGGCTTTAACCTTATGTCACGGAGCTACGGCACCGGCTTTAGCCACAACATCACCAAACGGCATAACAGGAAGCTGGAATCCGGCAGTGATTGACAATACTGCTAACGGTAACTATGTGTTTACCCCAAATGCAGGACAATGCGCTGCACCGGTAACCTTAGCCGTTACGGTAACTAAAATTGATTTTACCCTGAATGATAACTGTGTTAACGGAAATTATATTGTAGAAGCTACGCCAAACGCCGGTTCCTATAATGCCAGTAATGTGGACTATGTTTGGAAAAACAGCCAGGGGAATGTTGTGGGAACAAACGAAGCGACTTTAAATGTAACAGAAGTATTGAACGCTGTTGCTGCTCCGGTATTTCCAATGACATTTACGCTAACGGTTACAACACCGGAAGGATGTACCGAAACAGGAAATGTAGTTGTTTTAAGCACATTCTGCGCAATCCAGAAAGGTATTTCACCGAATAATGATAACAAAAATGATTTCTTTGATTTAGTAGGATTAAATGTAAAACACCTGACAATCTTTAACCGCTACGGAACAAAAGTGTACAGTTATGCCAACTATAGTAACCAATGGTACGGACAATCCGATAAAGGAGACGAACTGCCATCTGCAACCTACTATTATGTAATTGAATTTGACGGCCAGCCTTCAAAAACAGGATGGATTTACATTAACAGAGAAAGAAGCTAA
- a CDS encoding T9SS type A sorting domain-containing protein — MIQNYLTGSRLYALLPLLLCAYTVQSQDLIWEKSYGGKHAEFLAHVVPTPDYGFLLAGSSLSDKNGNKQTPSGGNFDYWLWKMDEHGSPDWQKSFGGSGLDFLQSARITADGGFILAGVSSSPKGGDKKEDSRGQDDYWIIKLDAKGNEQWQRTIGGSGQEQLACISPAKDGGYIVGGSSSSGKSGDKTEANQGNLDYWIVKLNASGTIEWQKTYGGRYMDQLKTVEQTKDGGYILGGYSNSPASGDKQSDNIGTGGDYWIIKTDKAGAIEWQCTLGGDGDDNLSALIQSRNGGYVLGGSSNSNPSNDKSRANTKGTDFWIVRLDDDGQTLWQETYNYGAVDLLTSIVENEDGTLLLGGYARTEVSDGKKDKKDINDYIALKINAKGEELWSKTVGSDGEDILNGLIETRDGGYLLAGTSKGKPSRDKSSGHGGNDFWVVKLKDRYKKEVEKSAIEALPNPAQNFTNIVVGYEFQSGTASVFDLSGRQLQQFAIDSRTVPVDLSHYPEGIYIVEIRTNLQTDSVKVIKGINPNK, encoded by the coding sequence ATGATACAAAATTACTTAACCGGTAGCAGGCTGTATGCGCTGCTGCCCCTGCTTCTTTGTGCCTATACGGTTCAGTCCCAGGACCTCATCTGGGAAAAATCGTATGGCGGCAAACATGCCGAGTTTTTAGCCCATGTTGTGCCCACACCCGACTATGGTTTCTTACTGGCAGGAAGCTCTCTTTCCGACAAGAACGGAAACAAGCAAACACCATCCGGTGGCAATTTCGATTACTGGCTCTGGAAAATGGACGAACACGGCAGTCCCGACTGGCAAAAAAGCTTTGGCGGCAGCGGACTGGATTTTCTGCAAAGTGCCCGAATCACAGCCGATGGCGGTTTTATCCTGGCCGGAGTGTCCAGCTCTCCGAAAGGCGGCGATAAAAAAGAAGATTCCCGCGGTCAGGACGACTACTGGATCATCAAGCTCGATGCCAAAGGCAATGAGCAATGGCAGCGCACCATTGGCGGCAGCGGTCAGGAACAGCTGGCCTGCATCAGCCCTGCAAAGGACGGCGGGTACATCGTTGGCGGATCTTCTTCTTCGGGAAAATCCGGTGACAAAACCGAAGCTAATCAGGGGAACTTAGACTACTGGATCGTAAAGCTGAATGCTTCCGGAACGATCGAATGGCAAAAGACCTACGGCGGCCGTTATATGGATCAGCTGAAAACGGTGGAACAAACCAAAGACGGCGGCTATATCCTGGGCGGTTATTCCAACTCTCCGGCTTCGGGCGACAAGCAGAGCGACAACATCGGTACCGGCGGGGATTACTGGATCATCAAAACCGACAAAGCCGGTGCTATCGAATGGCAGTGTACCCTGGGCGGTGATGGCGATGACAACCTGAGTGCGCTGATACAAAGCCGTAACGGCGGCTATGTGCTGGGCGGCAGTTCCAATTCCAATCCTTCGAACGACAAGAGCCGGGCGAATACCAAAGGAACCGATTTCTGGATCGTCCGTCTGGATGACGACGGACAAACACTCTGGCAGGAAACCTACAACTACGGAGCGGTAGATTTGCTGACCTCGATAGTGGAAAATGAAGACGGTACGCTACTCCTTGGCGGTTATGCCCGGACAGAAGTATCGGACGGAAAGAAAGACAAAAAAGACATCAACGATTATATAGCTTTAAAGATCAATGCCAAAGGCGAAGAGCTCTGGAGCAAGACCGTGGGCAGTGATGGCGAAGACATCCTGAACGGACTGATTGAAACCCGCGATGGCGGTTACCTGCTGGCCGGAACCTCCAAAGGCAAACCGTCCCGCGATAAAAGCAGCGGACATGGCGGAAATGATTTCTGGGTGGTAAAACTCAAAGACCGTTATAAAAAAGAAGTGGAGAAATCAGCTATTGAAGCCTTGCCGAATCCGGCACAAAACTTTACCAATATTGTGGTGGGCTATGAATTTCAAAGCGGTACTGCTTCGGTATTTGACCTGTCCGGGCGTCAGTTGCAGCAGTTTGCTATAGACAGCCGGACTGTTCCGGTGGATTTAAGCCATTACCCGGAAGGGATTTATATTGTGGAGATCCGTACCAATCTGCAAACGGATTCTGTAAAAGTGATTAAAGGGATTAATCCAAATAAATAA
- a CDS encoding class I SAM-dependent methyltransferase encodes MNESFDDEYRTFWNSRYQNPEYAYGKNPNRFFKEQLAQLTPGNILLPADGEGRNGVFAARSGWQVTSLDLSVEAKNKALQLAAECGVSLNYHVGDLEVLHYEKESFDVIALIYAHFSAAKKAALHQKLLEWLKPGGTIILEAFSKNHLELVHSNPKVGGPKDAGMLFSTDEIQKDFEHCAITILEEQEIMLEEGLYHIGKGAVIRFVGRKQV; translated from the coding sequence ATGAACGAATCATTTGATGACGAATACAGAACATTCTGGAACAGCAGGTACCAAAATCCGGAATATGCCTATGGCAAAAATCCCAACCGTTTTTTTAAAGAGCAGCTCGCTCAATTAACGCCCGGAAATATTCTGCTGCCGGCCGATGGTGAGGGACGTAACGGAGTATTTGCTGCCCGGTCCGGGTGGCAGGTTACTTCGCTTGACCTGAGTGTGGAAGCAAAAAACAAAGCCTTGCAGCTTGCCGCAGAATGCGGTGTATCCCTTAATTATCACGTTGGCGATCTGGAAGTGCTGCATTATGAAAAAGAATCGTTCGATGTGATTGCCCTTATCTATGCTCATTTTTCGGCAGCAAAAAAGGCGGCATTGCATCAAAAACTGCTGGAATGGCTCAAGCCCGGCGGAACGATAATTTTGGAGGCATTCAGTAAAAACCACCTGGAGCTTGTACACAGCAATCCGAAAGTAGGCGGACCCAAAGACGCGGGTATGCTGTTTTCTACGGATGAAATACAAAAGGATTTTGAGCATTGTGCCATAACCATACTGGAAGAACAGGAAATAATGCTGGAAGAAGGGCTTTACCACATTGGTAAGGGCGCTGTCATCCGGTTTGTGGGCAGGAAACAAGTATAA
- a CDS encoding PorP/SprF family type IX secretion system membrane protein, whose amino-acid sequence MKKIYLTALIALMALMDVQAQQDPHYTQYMYNMNVINPAYAGSKENLSFGLLYRKQWVDIEDAPTTGTFFVHSPTGKNVGLGLSVISDKIGPVTENNVYGDFSYTLNLGGEHRLALGLKAGATFHKVGLYSDIYHTLPDADDPAFGQDISKTYFNVGSGFFYYTNKYYVAFSVPNMLKSKHLDFDGRKFGSEVSHYFLTGGYVFELSENTKFKPSFMLKSAFKAPTSLDVSANMLFFDKFEIGATYRLEDSFGGMVNYAINPSVRIGYAYDRIVSDLKVTTPASHEVMLLFDLNFPKKVSRSPRYF is encoded by the coding sequence ATGAAGAAAATATACCTGACAGCCCTGATTGCCCTTATGGCGCTGATGGATGTCCAAGCCCAGCAAGACCCGCATTATACTCAGTATATGTATAATATGAACGTGATAAATCCGGCCTATGCCGGTTCGAAAGAAAACCTGTCTTTTGGACTTTTATACCGCAAGCAATGGGTTGATATTGAAGATGCACCAACCACAGGAACCTTCTTTGTACACAGCCCGACAGGCAAAAACGTAGGATTGGGACTGTCTGTGATTTCCGATAAAATTGGTCCGGTAACGGAGAATAACGTATACGGGGATTTCTCTTATACGCTGAATTTAGGAGGCGAACACCGACTGGCTTTAGGACTTAAAGCCGGAGCAACCTTCCATAAGGTAGGATTGTACAGCGATATTTACCATACGCTGCCCGATGCAGATGACCCGGCTTTCGGACAGGATATCAGTAAAACGTATTTTAACGTCGGATCCGGATTTTTCTACTATACCAATAAGTATTATGTAGCCTTTTCGGTACCGAATATGCTAAAATCCAAACACCTTGATTTTGACGGCCGAAAATTCGGAAGTGAAGTAAGCCATTACTTCTTAACGGGAGGATATGTATTTGAATTATCGGAAAACACCAAATTCAAACCGTCGTTTATGTTGAAATCGGCTTTTAAAGCACCAACATCCCTGGATGTTTCGGCGAACATGCTATTCTTTGATAAATTCGAAATAGGAGCTACCTACAGATTAGAGGATTCTTTTGGCGGAATGGTTAACTACGCGATTAACCCAAGTGTACGTATCGGATATGCTTATGACCGTATCGTATCGGATTTAAAAGTAACAACACCGGCTTCCCACGAAGTAATGCTGTTGTTTGACCTGAACTTCCCGAAAAAAGTATCGCGTTCACCACGTTATTTCTAA
- a CDS encoding NAD(P)/FAD-dependent oxidoreductase yields MKKNSVFDVMIIGGSYSGLAAAMALGRALKNVLVIDSGLPCNRQTPHSHNFLTQDGQTPKEIAAIAKQQVAVYDTVSFVAGKAVSGEKTANGFGIQTESGEIWQASQLIFATGIRDVLPAIKGVAESWGISVLHCPYCHGYEVRNRKTGIIGNGEVAFEQAKLIANWTKELTVFTNGAATFTGIQREKLIQHGISIEEKELGALEHTNGQVQNVVFEDHSKKAVDALYIRSPFEQHCNIPEMLGCELTEEGYLKTDASLETTVSGIYACGDNASRMRTVANAVATGTAVGMGLSRKMIMEQF; encoded by the coding sequence ATGAAAAAGAACAGTGTTTTTGATGTGATGATCATAGGCGGAAGCTATTCCGGATTAGCCGCAGCGATGGCGTTGGGCAGAGCCCTGAAAAATGTTTTGGTGATCGACAGCGGTTTGCCATGTAACCGGCAAACGCCGCATTCTCATAATTTCCTGACACAGGACGGACAAACCCCGAAAGAAATTGCTGCAATAGCAAAACAGCAGGTGGCAGTGTACGATACCGTTTCATTTGTTGCCGGTAAAGCGGTAAGCGGGGAGAAGACGGCAAACGGTTTCGGCATACAAACGGAATCCGGGGAAATATGGCAGGCCAGCCAGTTGATTTTTGCAACCGGTATTCGGGATGTATTGCCTGCGATTAAAGGAGTGGCCGAAAGCTGGGGCATATCGGTACTGCATTGTCCCTACTGCCACGGATATGAAGTACGAAACCGGAAAACGGGTATAATCGGGAATGGGGAAGTGGCCTTCGAACAGGCAAAACTCATTGCCAACTGGACAAAAGAGCTGACCGTATTTACAAACGGAGCGGCAACATTTACCGGAATACAACGGGAAAAGCTTATACAGCACGGCATCAGCATTGAAGAAAAGGAGCTTGGGGCATTGGAGCATACTAACGGTCAGGTACAAAATGTGGTATTTGAAGACCATTCAAAGAAAGCAGTCGATGCGCTGTATATCCGGAGTCCGTTTGAACAGCATTGTAACATACCGGAAATGCTGGGATGCGAATTAACGGAAGAAGGCTATCTGAAAACCGATGCTTCACTGGAAACAACCGTCAGCGGTATTTATGCCTGCGGGGATAACGCTTCCCGTATGCGGACAGTGGCCAATGCTGTAGCAACGGGAACAGCTGTCGGGATGGGATTAAGCCGGAAAATGATAATGGAACAATTTTAA
- a CDS encoding class I SAM-dependent methyltransferase, which yields MGSDLNIKFYDELSEDYHLIFDDWESAVTGQAKTLDNIIRHFTKTEPVTLLDCACGIGTQAIGLANLGYQVQATDLSPKAVARARVEADRLNVALSFGVADFKTLNTDVEGTFDVVIACDNALPHLLDKADLLLAAANILSKMKPGGVFLASIRDYDKVLEQKPLSIQPTVKETGDQRAISFQIWDWTEDNVYTVNHFMLKGKDENFHTSLRTTKYKAYQRSEMTAIFEKAGYTGIKWLMPDESGYYQPVLIARKA from the coding sequence ATGGGAAGCGACCTGAATATAAAATTCTATGATGAATTGTCGGAAGATTATCATTTAATCTTTGACGACTGGGAAAGTGCCGTAACGGGCCAGGCAAAAACGCTGGACAATATTATCCGGCATTTTACCAAAACGGAACCGGTGACCTTACTGGATTGTGCCTGCGGCATAGGTACTCAGGCTATTGGCCTGGCAAATCTCGGATATCAGGTACAGGCAACCGATCTAAGTCCGAAAGCAGTTGCAAGAGCCCGTGTTGAGGCCGACAGGCTGAATGTGGCGCTATCATTTGGCGTAGCCGATTTTAAAACCCTGAACACCGATGTTGAAGGTACTTTTGATGTGGTGATTGCCTGCGATAATGCTTTACCGCATTTACTGGACAAAGCCGACCTGCTTTTAGCAGCTGCAAACATACTGTCCAAAATGAAACCCGGCGGTGTATTCCTTGCCAGCATCAGGGATTATGACAAAGTACTGGAACAAAAACCACTCAGCATCCAGCCTACCGTAAAGGAAACCGGCGATCAGAGAGCAATTTCTTTTCAGATATGGGACTGGACGGAAGACAATGTTTATACCGTTAACCATTTTATGCTGAAAGGCAAAGATGAAAACTTCCATACCTCGCTCCGGACAACAAAATACAAAGCCTATCAAAGAAGTGAAATGACGGCTATCTTTGAAAAAGCCGGATATACCGGTATAAAATGGCTGATGCCGGACGAATCCGGGTATTACCAGCCGGTACTTATCGCCCGGAAAGCATAA